The following proteins come from a genomic window of Pyxidicoccus sp. MSG2:
- a CDS encoding sterol desaturase family protein, translating to MSINVYAVATPFVIALALAEFAYCGVRRNGYYSFQDSIASMGTAVMNQCVNVAVALLVLPLFAQLGQFAPWKLDVSSPLSVVALFLGVDFLFYWFHRFGHRTNIGWAAHSPHHSTEELNYAVALRASVTQRLFSFLFYWPLVLVGFPPEAVLAMVAFHLVLQFIPHTRVIPKLPRWVESWLNTPSHHRVHHARNDAYIDKNYAGFLIIWDRMFGTYAEETEPCSYGLTTPANTWDPTAINFQAWGRLVGDAVATRSWWDRLRVWVMPTGWRPADLPPRSLGYWKQDGVEVKFSSVELPGIRGYLVFQLFASMPFMLLVSHHASPLSGWQQVSLSLLLWAMATAWSGMLESKRWSLPLELARVLAMGVAVTLWLARAGAPQAWSALTAAWLLVSLSWLLVARGGATRRAPAKPFPG from the coding sequence ATGTCCATCAACGTCTACGCCGTGGCCACCCCCTTCGTCATCGCCCTGGCCCTGGCGGAGTTCGCGTACTGCGGGGTGAGGCGCAACGGCTACTACAGCTTCCAGGACTCCATCGCGAGCATGGGCACGGCGGTGATGAACCAGTGCGTCAACGTGGCGGTGGCCCTGCTGGTGCTGCCCCTCTTCGCGCAATTGGGCCAATTCGCGCCGTGGAAGCTGGACGTCTCGTCGCCGCTGTCGGTGGTGGCCCTCTTCCTGGGCGTCGACTTCCTCTTCTACTGGTTCCACCGCTTCGGCCACCGCACCAACATCGGCTGGGCGGCCCACTCGCCGCACCACTCCACCGAGGAGCTCAACTACGCCGTGGCCCTGCGCGCGAGCGTGACGCAGCGCCTCTTCTCGTTCCTCTTCTACTGGCCGCTGGTGCTGGTGGGCTTCCCGCCGGAGGCGGTGCTGGCGATGGTGGCCTTCCACCTCGTGCTGCAGTTCATCCCGCACACGCGCGTCATCCCCAAGCTGCCCCGGTGGGTGGAGTCGTGGCTGAACACGCCGTCGCACCACCGCGTGCACCACGCGCGCAACGACGCCTACATCGACAAGAACTACGCGGGCTTCCTCATCATCTGGGACCGGATGTTCGGCACCTACGCCGAGGAGACCGAGCCGTGCTCCTACGGCCTCACCACCCCGGCGAACACCTGGGACCCGACGGCCATCAACTTCCAGGCGTGGGGCCGGCTCGTCGGTGACGCGGTGGCGACCCGGAGCTGGTGGGACCGCCTGCGCGTCTGGGTGATGCCCACGGGCTGGCGGCCCGCGGACCTTCCGCCGCGCTCGCTCGGGTACTGGAAGCAGGACGGCGTGGAGGTGAAGTTCAGCTCGGTGGAGCTGCCCGGCATCCGCGGCTACCTCGTCTTCCAACTGTTCGCGTCGATGCCGTTCATGCTCCTGGTGAGCCACCATGCCTCTCCGCTGTCGGGCTGGCAGCAGGTCTCCCTGAGCCTGTTGCTCTGGGCAATGGCCACCGCCTGGAGCGGGATGCTGGAGTCCAAGCGCTGGAGCCTGCCGCTGGAGCTCGCGCGGGTGCTCGCCATGGGCGTGGCGGTGACGCTGTGGCTGGCGCG